The DNA region ccgtggccactgactccacattaatgatacaatttcttccattgctagaggcacaataattctatagtagaataccagtaaatccactctaatccatattttattcctccatcctgaggaccctgggatggtgatgtacactccacctctaaatcgagaggggacttcgatcccacatggccaatggatgcatttctcctgcttacaattataggcactctcagttttGACATTGCTTATCCCACAATTGAGGATGATcatgtgtttattctcacttatTTATTACTAAAAGCTATAATTTGATGGGCATCATTCTATGAACCACAGAAAAAATAGCAATATGGTTGGGAAACACACAGCAACAAATTATTACTGTACACAGTAAGACAAGCATCACCTGGGTTGTGCTTATCATCTCAGTCCCATTttgcctccctctcccccttgaacactaactttcttttttctccacagCCTCAGGCTCCATTCTGCCTTGAGGCCTCTGCatatgatattttatttgtttaaacatATCCTTCTGTCCCCACCTGCCCATGTTTCCTAGTTCCTACTCATTTCTCAAGACTAACCTTTACATATATTTCTCCAGGGAGTTTTCCAGTGATCACATCAAAGCAGAAAGGTCCAACATTGTACATTCTTTTGTTATTCTATAATATCCTTCTTGATGCCCTGCATAATTATAGTTAACATGATTATGTTATTATTTATTGAATGGCTTTCCTTTACCTTTTAGATTGTAATTCCATGAAGTTAGAACTACCTCCCTCTTCTTCACTCTGCCTTCAAACAAGTAATAGAATGTTTGACACACAGAGACACTCAATGCATGTTTATCGAATGATTTAAGGCAGTATAATAGAATTACCTGCAAGTTACTTTTGGAGCACAGAGGAGGGATTGGCTATGATAGTTGTAGAGggagttaaaatatttaaaagagtgTAGTGATAGTCTAGTTAAACCTTGAGAAAAGAACAGCAGAATGCTAGGAAAATAAGTAAGGGTAGAGCATTTCAGGGAAAAGGaagattatttataaaatttgaagGTATAAAACAAAATAGTGGGTTCTGAGACACGGAATTCATTCATCACTTTAGAAGAAAGGAATGCTGGATGTGAAAGAGGTAGGATATGAGACTGAAGATTTAGGCAGAGACAGATGTTAGAGAACCAAAGTTTACTAACACTAAAGGTTTAGAAATTTACCCTATAGGAGAAAGGCAAATGTATTAATAGAAAGTTTGTAAGTGGAATAGTTGCATGATCAGATTTCCATTTTAGGAGGATGGCTCTGGTTAAGAGTGTGGGCTCTGGCCACTTATAAAAAAAGGAGTGCATAAAGACACTGCACTGATTTAACATTTACCATCAGATTGGTGTATTAAAGGCTTGATTTTTCTGTGGTGGAATTATGAGGAAACAAGCACACTCATACATCGCTTGAGGAAGTACACATGAGTACAACCTCTTACAAAAGcaatttttaatttacaaatgCACGTCTTTTGAAACAGAATCTCATTTCTGAGAATATATCCTATAAATATAGCTATATACATAAGAAATGATATATGTTTAATAATATCTGTTGCAGCATTGTGTTAATagcataaaatggaaataatgctaTTATcagtaaataagcaaataaatagatTATGATGCAGGAAATTCTCTGTATTGATATGAAGTGTTCTCCCTGGAACTTtaagaaatgtaaaaagaatactccttcaaataatgaagaggcaaatgtatgaatatatgtttattaaagaagacagagaaattgtcataaaagtttataaaatggTTTTAGGTATATTTGTCCATGTGTAAATATGTGTGCAAATGCCTAGGGGGACAGGGCAGATGGAAGCAGGATGGCAAGTATACTTTTTATTGTGCATCTTTTAATCTTATTGTGATTTTTGAAACATGgcaatgtattatttatttaaaacataacccaaatataaagttggatggaaggaaggaaagaaggaaaaaaggaattaaagggagaaggaaagaagataaagcCTGAATTGAACCTTGGCTCCACAATTTATTAATGCTGTAATCTTAGTCAAACTACTTATACTTTTTCTGCTTCAATTTCTTCAACTCTAAAATGTTGATGGTAAAATGATAATCTACTTCACAGGATTGTTTTGAGTATTAagttaattaataataataaacatttatggcAGAGTATTAAGTAAATGTTAGTATGATTTAATTTCCATCCCATAGAATTTTGTTGTCCTGCCTCCTTGGAGGCTCCACAGGGCACTTATTCTCAGTGTCAATGAATTGACATATGGCAATTGTCCTTCTGGGTCTCCCGGATGATTTGAGGATCATAGAACTGGAATCCTTTTTCCTTTGACGCTGAACTCACAGAACTATCAAGTGTTCTTGGTTTTCCACTCAACTACCATACTTTTTATTGCCATGTCACAGGATATGTAACATATCTCTCTACATGTTTGCTCTTCTCTGTGCtagaaaacaggggtcatggaaCTTATTACCctagaaaagataataaaagctATCTCTCTGCATCTTCCCTTTTCTATATAAGCCTCGTTGGCAAACGCCtgagttttagtttgctaaaagctgcccatgcactataccagaaatgggttggcttttgtaatagGAATTTATGGGAGTaaaagctgtgaaaatgttcacatcaaggcattatcaaagaTGCTGTCTCATCCAAATTGCACTGAGGGCGATCAggcatcatctaaagatgcttcttcttggagctcagctgggggtgatcaagcacatggcatgGCTCCTCATCCCTCCCCAGGCCTAGTCTCTTCAGCTgcggctgctctgctgattccagtctCTGGCCTCTCTCAGCCTTTTAGATATCTCGGTCTTTCTACAGCTGTCGGCGATGCTGGAGTCCTTTCTTACATAGCAGGATAAAatatggcagctctctttctctgtgtgtttctgctttcagcttTCCCTTTACATAAGACTTCAGCAAGGGGGCTGAGACCCACCATGCATTCTGCTCCACTGAAGTAGTCCATCAAAGGTCTAAAGCCATCTAATCGAAAgtttccttaactgaatctaatcaaaagcccccaACAGGTTTACACGCACAAGAATGGTTCAGCTTAAGAATactcttttctggggtccacaaaagactcaaaccaggacacctGGTGTCTCAGTTTTGGAGTACCACAGATCCAAGGTATGGTTCCAACTATCTTTATGGTCTTTCAGATATCCATGAAAATCATATCAGCTTCCCTAGGCCTTACCTTCTCACTGCCATTTTAAATGAACCAAATTAATTATCCCTGATCTTCTCAATTCTACTTCCTGAAATCTCTCCTAAGGAGGTTTTATACTTGAAAAACCATAAAAAATCCTGGACACCAGAAGAGAGGTTTAAAGAACCTCAGAATGGATCTAATAAAATCAGAATTTGTATAAGTTTCCATAAATAGTTAATGGCAGAATATGACAGGACATTTATCATCTCTGAAATTGTCTCCACCTGAACATTTCTGTGATAGGTATGATAATCTATTGTCAAAGAAGAGTGGAATATTAAATAGGAgaatacaaaaatacatttatttagaaaaaggcTCAATTTAAAAAGTCTACTATATCACTACTTCTAACTTTACCTTAAGTTAAGGTGCTCTGCCAGactaaaagcaaacaataacaaaaatagccAAGGAAACAATTATAAGAAGAAGAGACCCAGACTCAGGAAATGGTTAGATAACAATGTAAAGCAATGCCTAAAATTAATAATGCAGGAAATATTAACTCTGAAACCAGTAGAGAGCTAATACAAGAAATAAAGAAGTCACTTTTGAAGAGGTAGGTCTTTGATTAAACCTTGAAAGTTGATGTAATTCAACTGTACTATGTCTTTGTTCTAAAACTattgaatttttttgaaaaataaattttcccttcattttcttaatagtgttCTGGAAGAAGAGGGGGCAAAGTGATAAATGACCTGAAAATCGACATGCCAAAAAACTTTCTATGTCATTTCCTAAAATGAAGCTTTGTGTATCTCCAGCTACATCATTAGATGGAATGTCActgatcatcaatttcttttcaaCTTTTTGCATGAGCAGAGGAAAGTAGTTCTTGAGCAGAAGCCATGGATTTTCTGCTGGGAGAGAAATATGACTAAGGATAATTTAATGCTGAGGGCCCAATATGATGCTGATGGCTTAGTGCTTGAAgttcatccagtctgaggaaaatttcaattttgttttggGAGGTGTGTACATTGtattgttttggaaaatattaaGTATTTTGACATTTTTGTAATAATGTCCTTTTTCCTGGTTATGTTTATTAGCCTATAATTAGGGATTAATTTGTGCAATAGTTAAGCTCAGTAGAGGTAAATGGAGAACAGGAATATTaatgattaaagaagaaataaatgaaagaagaaattaaactaACTCTATTGAACCACAATACAGATAGTTTCGATTAAGCCAGTGACTCATGGGGGTGAAGAAATAATGTCATGAAATTGGACAATATTTCCTGAAATCATTCATTTGCTAGGTTCATCTTTTGCAGTGAACAGTTGGCACTCAGTGTTGGGCTCCTTTTCTTTAACTATGAGCATGAGGAATTAAAGAGCAGGTTCATTTAAGGGATCACCAAAAGAGAATATGAGGCAAGGAAAGAAAATACCCCATTAGTGGATGGTTTAAGACTGTGTTTCACGCAAATGTTCTTAGGATGGTGCTTTAGCCAGCTATCTAGACATTTTCTTGCTGTATTTCATTTCCTATGCTGTATTCCTGATGCTTGAAATTTGacatggttttatttttagaacACATGCAATTATCTATATAATGTAACCCATGGCATTAATTTTAGCAATGTGTTTATTAACATGCTAAAATGGAGAACAGAGTTTATAGTCTGACAGAAAAAAATATGCTGCATTCCTTACCCTGATTAGCTAACTGCATGCTGTTGATCAAAATGTATTATGGGTTTTCCAATTTAGAAATTCAGTCTTACTAACTGGGTAAGTAAGGGTAGAGAAGGTGGAAGTATAGTTTTATAATATTCAAAGAGTCATGAATACACAAatgactttttaattattttttcactcATATTAATCCATTAGCAGAGCTCTTCGGTGACCAttgaacatatttgtaaattGAACTGGCAGCACTTCATCATAAGAACTGCATTTAAGGCAATACTTTACAACTGAATTAAATCCAGTAACTTTTCAGACAATTTTAAACAAGTAACAAAGTTGCAATTTATAGTTGGTATAGGttagatgtacaaacatacatgctATTGCATTAACACACTAAACTGCTTATTTCTTTATGAATGATGAATAATGGTATATCTATATTACCACATAACCTTTCACTTGTCCATCTCCTTACCCACCTATCTGTCGATTAATTCATTTTGACTGATCTATATTTCCATTTAACTCTTCACAATCTATTTATCTGTcttctatacatttatttatcttcATCTATGTGCAGGTGTATTAGGTTATTCAAagaaatagaactgacaggatgtaaataaatatatatgtaaatattaagggATTTAACACAGGAATTGGATCAAGTGACTATGggaattggcaagtctgaattctgtagggcaggctgcaagttgggaaaCCAAGTGAAGGTTTCAGtggattccccaggagaagctgcctggcttgaaatagagatagaaattctcctttctctgctgagttccattgacttccagcttctggctgctccatgtAGCTTCCTCTCTTTGaccaatttccttttcttataaagaCTTAAGCCACCATTCTGTTTGGGTGCATCCTAagtaataatatcttcaaaggtactgtttataaatgggttcacacacacggACCAGGGGTTGCGACCTGAATATGCCTTTTTGCGGGGAACATGATTTAATCCCCAACATCATGATAGGGCAATGCTACTTAAAATATTATGCAAACTTTGACAATGCCAGACAATTAATTATTAGTGGTTACAGACCCCagtaactccttttttttttttgcattaaaacTGTATACTCGCAGAATGACAATGAacaaattgttatttttttgaaACTGGTCTTTGTCTGGTTCatttggggggaggagagagagagagagagagagagggagagagtttCTAAGCTTGACTTTGGCATCAACAAATAATTGTATGAGCTTGGAAAGCTATTTTATTCCCTGGTCCTTAAtgtcatcatctgtaaaataagtgGACTTGACTAgatgataattatttttaaaaaattctagtaATTTGCTACATCAAATACGTTGAAGGACCACTGTTTCATGGGGGTACTTAAATCAAACACTGTGTTTAAACTGGAGAAATGGCTGAGTCTTTACAATGTTATTGTTTACAATGTTGCTTTTGATGACAAAAATGATACAGTGCTATCATGGCACTGAAATAACTTGTTACtgcttgttaaataaataaatatccatgcATACATTTAGGTTAAAAACCTAAATCCTGTTTGTAACTAGTAATTTCCTGAAAAAGTTACCATAGCTCTGGGTCTTAGTTTCTTCTTCTGTAGAATGGGAACATGGGTGGAATTTATTGCACATAATTCTAGGATCATTGACATGTTTAATATATCCTGGACTATAAGAATTTTCCCAGAGTTTACTGTATTATTAAAACTGGTTAATCCACTTTGGAAGTTAGGGACTGAAGATAAATAGGATAAacccattttattaaaaaaatattaaatagcaaatatttttacccCAAAGCCTCCATTACCTTCTGTCTTTTGAACTAAAGAACTTCATTCACCAGTACCATTTTCAACCATAAAATTCTATCATTTTTACAATgtacaggatatatatatatagggcaCAATATCATGTGCTTTTGTATTTCTTAGAGACTGGGAAAGAATGCACTCTTTCTTAGAATACATGAATGTTTTGGGGGAAGgaaaacaattaaatatttatatttgacaAAAGTCAGATATTCTAAATATAAGTGCTTGTATTCTAAAATGTTGAGTATGGGTTTGATAATGCCCTGTTAtaaatattatgttgagtgaggatCACTTAACTATGGCCAGAATTCAGTGACTGCTGAGGTTGATAACAGAAATAGTTCTGCTATAAACTAATGTTGATTTCCTGCAATTGCATCACTGTGTTGACCAATCAAGTGAGGTGAGTAGATGCTGAACAAGTATTTTATCTTTGTGCAAGAGAAATCAAGGGGTATGGTCAGTCTTCCTAGACTTAAAGATACGGCTTCTTACTTTCCTCATGGAATCCTTGACATCTTTATTTCTGAGGGTATAGATCACTGGATTCAAGAGGGGAGTGAAAATGGTATAGAATACTGAGAGTACTTTGTCTATTGGGAAATTTGTGAAAGGCCATACATAGATGAAAATGCATGGGCCAAAGAAAAGGGTCACAACAGTGAAATGGGCACTGCAAGTGGAGAGGGCTTTGGAAGAACCACCAGAAGAACGCTGCCGAACGGTGACCAGGATGATAGTGTAGGAGATCACCAAAAGGATGAAGCATACCAGGGCGATCATGCCACTAGTTGAGATCATGAACACCCCCAGAATGTAGGTGTCTACACAGGCGAGTTTAATCACCAAGGGGAGGTCACAAAAGAAACTGTCTACTTCATTGGGACCACAGAAGGGCAAATTCACAGTAAATGCTAACTGACTCATAGCATGGAAGACACCAACTACCCAGGAAAGTGCCACAAGCCCAATACACATTCTCCGGCTCATAATGTTTAAATAACGTAGAGGTTTACATATTGCAACATACCTGTCAAAGGACATAGAGATCAGCAATACAATCTCAGCACCTCCTAAGAGATGCAGGAAGAATATCTGGGTGATGCAGCCTTCAAAAGAGATGGTTTTGTGCTCACTGAGGAAGTCTGCAATCATTTTGGGGGTGGCAAAGGAGGCCAGAGACATGTCAATGAAGGACAGATTGCCCAGCAAGAAGTACATGGGGGCATGAAGGCGTGGCTCTGACATGATGGTGAGCATAATAAGGAGGTTCCCCAGCACAGTGGCTGCATAGACTatggaaaaaaataggaaatagaaGATCTGGAGTTCCCAAGAACTGGAGAGACCCTGTAGTAGGAATTCAGTTACCACTGACTGATTGCCCCAGGCCATTTACTTAGATTTCAGAGTCAGGAACTCCTGCATTTCCAGAAGAGAGGGTAACTAGGAAAGAATACAGTGAACAAAAGCAAAGTGAGATCTTTTGCATAGAACGATTTGGTATCAGCCCATCACTGGAGCATTCCCTGATATATTATCCCTGCCCTACTAATGGTGAACAAATATTTCCTCCAATGGACTTTATGGATACTTTAAATGATTCAATTCAAGATTAATTCTTAGAAATTAGCAATTCGTCTtacaaataaaaggcaaaaatattcataaaaaggaataaaaattaagcTATTTGAATATATACTCTTCAGCTTTTGaaggagttttaaaaatttcacatcTAGCTGTCATCCAGTTGTAAAGGGGCATTGAATGTCAACCTTTTGTAAAACATCGTGGTGACTGTGAAAGACAAGTGAAGTATGTTTGAAAATCATGATTAATTATTAGTGAGAACAGGATGGTGTAAAGGAATGTAGGCACTGGATCTCTTGCAGTGGGTGAGAAAAAAGAGTAGAACATGAAGGGAGGGAAAATGACTACAAAGAAGCATcatctgtttccatttttaaatgggattccatatttcattttctagaacaaaaataaaatagcctTATTTTTTCCTTGGTTCTTCATTTCATAGTTATGCAGACATTCTGAATGCCCCTTGCCCTATATCACCAAGACCgtgcatttttaaaagactgatatGCATGATGTGGTTCGAGCCTGAGAGCTTCATATTTTTCCATGcatattttaaacttaaaatctCTGTTAAATACCATGTTGCTAGGAGCCAGATATTTTTACTGCTCCATTTTATATACTTTCACAAAAGCAGTTTAAAACAGAAGACTCTTGTTTCCAAAGTTTACTTGGAACAAATAGAAGAGAGAATTATATAGACTAAGATAATGATAACGGTGAGTCTTGAATGATGTATACATGAAATCCATGTCAAAACCCCTTCCATCTTGCCACtaaaccatttttttctattctttctcaaAACTCTGCAATAAATACATACCTCTTAATAAATTGTCCCAAGACTAAACTGCATTTATACATGCACTACTCTAATTTTTTGTTCTGAAGTTTGGTGCCCTTTCTTTGACTCCACATAAATCTTCTGAGTACCCAGCCCAGAAatgattttatcatttgtttctgTACTCACGTACCTGATATTGAAGTGGATGTCTCCAGTACAGCTCTCACTTAAATTGGAGTGGCAGAAATGACAGTAGCCTGAGACTCAGAAAATGTGGATTTAAAGCTTGTCCTTTTTGTGTGAAAATGGGTAAGTTTACTGAATGAATTGGTGCCTCACAAACTTATTGTATAAAATGAGTGAGTTTACCTAGATGATATTCCATTACTCAACTAATCCTTGAAAGCAGTGGCACTTCTCCAGAGTGCACTTAATTCAAACTTATACCTAATTTCTGGGAAAAGAAGGCTCACAGTCCTTGGGATGTTTGTATTTATAATGTCTGTGTTGAGATCAATTGATTCAGTGATTTGTATGGCATGAAAAAGACCACTTGCTGCTTAGGGAATAAACTAATATTTAAGTTGCAGAGGGAGTTATTAAAACAGTCAAGTTGATTTGGTCAGAGTTAAAAATGGAGTAAAAAATGTTATAATTGCTCTTAAGTGTTTTTTAGGTGCAGGACATGGATGGATGGAATGGAGGGAGATGTACAGAATCACCTTTGTCTTGGACCATAGcaaaaatgatataaataagATATATTATTTCACTTGTGGAGCTGCAAATAGTGTATCTCAGTTCCTTTCTTAATGAGTGAAAACAGGCCTGAGAATCTTTTGGAGAAAAATTCATGAAGTAAATAATGGTCAAGAAACGTTTGAGGCTTTAACTTTTGTCATATTCACTTGAATTGTTATGaattaagggaagaaaaaagaaatagaaaatgaaatagtatcaGATTTTAAAACTCTGAGCATGCAAAGGATGTTAAGAAATCATCaactctttaattaaaatctCCTCAAAATCCAGAATAACAACTGAGAAAATTTAGATACAAACCATATTGAAATATTTCTCTGTTAACaagaatttttcaaatatttaacttGGGCCTAGCTTGTACTCATAAGGTAAAAAGAAATAACTTGAGGAAACTGCATTACATGCAATAGGTGTCATATAAATACAATTGGAAGTCTGAGTTTACATCACAGTGCCAGACTTTACTATATGAACCTGAGCATGTTACTATATTATCACCCTGAGTCTTAATGGAAGTTATAAAACATTATCAGATcctcataataaatatttaatgagatACATATCTGTAAGTACCAAGGATACTATCTGACAAGTAGTGGTATTTAATAAATACTAGTTATTACCTTTACTTCTCTATAGGAGAAATCTAGATTTTTCACTTATGGTGTTCTGAAGGACTCAAGTTAAtctagatttattttctttctctaactGAAAGCTGAGATGTCTAAACTATCATCtactattttccccattttttgcCCTCTCTACTGGTCTGTTCATGTCTCCTTTGCCTTACTCcctgaaaaattccctagatacCATTTGGCTTACCTCTACTTTTTGATTTTGTCAACCAGAAATCTAAAGGGGATCTACAGACCCAGATTAGACCTGTTTTCACCCTTGAAAATACTCAAGGCATCTCATAGAGGTCTCCTTAGAACTATGACCTTAAGAGAAATGAGTTCTTTGTGATACTGTACTGTGGTGTTATGGCAAAGCCTTTTTGCTGGCATGTTTCTCAGCAGAAAATACAAAACCATTTTTTGATATTTTCCCCAATTTACCATCTCAGATTATGTGAGAAATATCAACCAATGGAATTGCCCAAGAGAATGATAATAGTAatctaaaaattagaaaaggtaaaactatatatttttgcagaaaattttattattaagaatttattaaagtaatcatttataaaattaacCTTTAAACTTCTGTGAAGATGGTAGACTAAAAAGAcaagggactctcttctctccagaaaaatagggagaggataggcagaaatggcctggaaaaaatattctagggtttagaacaccaggggaagactggacaccacccagaagagagagaggcaaaaggaaaagaatcatgacagcaaaactgtgagataaaagCCATATCTGCTGTCATCCTCCTCCACCTTTTAGAtattttagaattctcaggcctcaggggaAACACAAAGAGGTCCCCAGGGACCCGCCTCcccagaaaaaatgagagaggaagtctaaggctgactcagcttttcacctacaaatttggtctgctgtgtcccagcagcccttccaggctgggtggggctgcacattttttgcctTGGAAGCAGCAGACAGGGGCCTTAAAGAGATCTGACACTCTTACTCTCCCTCTTTACTGACCAGGGATGGCTGTTGAGGATGCAGATGGGGTGGacttatttcctacctgggaaaatgAAGGAACTTCCAGCAAAgattggagaactgcctctgaaaaagattgaattatgaggctcttagccctcaggcaggatcctctatcacattcaTCTGGCCCATGTTGCAGCAACCACATTCTGACTAGGCATTGAACTGATAGGGCTGCCAAAGACCACTATCTTCTGGCAGAggaaggaagtgcatgtgaggaaatgaaataagagaggctttttctggcctttacagtctccctccccaaggccctaggaagcaggtctgcaccgcattactgggtccaggtcctagatttgagcaactaacaaggacagtcctaaagacccagaacaacttgtaccaagaatcaaagaacagcagttacacacagcctcctgccactaaatccctatgaaagagagaaattgagcatcaga from Dasypus novemcinctus isolate mDasNov1 chromosome 3, mDasNov1.1.hap2, whole genome shotgun sequence includes:
- the LOC101413550 gene encoding olfactory receptor 4K3, which gives rise to MAWGNQSVVTEFLLQGLSSSWELQIFYFLFFSIVYAATVLGNLLIMLTIMSEPRLHAPMYFLLGNLSFIDMSLASFATPKMIADFLSEHKTISFEGCITQIFFLHLLGGAEIVLLISMSFDRYVAICKPLRYLNIMSRRMCIGLVALSWVVGVFHAMSQLAFTVNLPFCGPNEVDSFFCDLPLVIKLACVDTYILGVFMISTSGMIALVCFILLVISYTIILVTVRQRSSGGSSKALSTCSAHFTVVTLFFGPCIFIYVWPFTNFPIDKVLSVFYTIFTPLLNPVIYTLRNKDVKDSMRKVRSRIFKSRKTDHTP